A genomic stretch from Malus domestica chromosome 15, GDT2T_hap1 includes:
- the LOC139187730 gene encoding probable RNA-dependent RNA polymerase 5 isoform X1 translates to MQVRLFYEGRAVKGTLLVNKKLPPKTIQIRPSMIKVKTDQQMLDDKQVNSLEIVGVSKKPRNTKFSRNLIALLCHGGVPKEYFMELLMKDLENTRGVFCNKRAAAKVALNYGGMDDDYISFKMISSGIPLEESYLQHRLSFLKKEENKSLKKGKISSPQSYMLMGTSDPTGMLEKDEVCVLLDSGPIQGEVLVYRHPGLHFGDVHVLKATYVAELKEFVGNSGFAMFFSRKGSRSIADEIAGGDFDGDLYWISRNPRLLECFKQNKPWIDTSSTRKAATTSPPEPSALLPDHIEDALFKQFLTTRFEPSFAVGAASDYWLAYMDEYLTLGDGHEKRLKEEKMLRLVDLYYDALDAPKKDRTIKIPNDLKPESFPHYMGKPNSYRSTSILGSIYDAVEEYQPEDTSDKVAEKLPCFDVEDLPKECLKKWHELYNKYRSEMNSVLQNDDKDGKNKAADKIIGRYKEILYGCEDFEKSTRPLDEIFNEALAIYRFAYDYAWKVNDVRKCGFAWKVAGSALCKYYKTINEDRTFEVSFSVLKDIL, encoded by the exons ATGCAGGTCCGACTTTTCTACGAGGGCCGTGCTGTGAAGGGAACCTTACTGGTCAATAAGAAG CTGCCACCGAAAACAATCCAGATTCGACCATCAATGATTAAGGTTAAGACAGATCAACAGATGTTGGATGATAAACAAGTGAATTCGTTGGAGATAGTTGGAGTCAG TAAGAAACCTAGGAATACAAAATTTTCGAGGAATTTAATTGCCCTTCTGTGCCATGGAGGGGTGCCGAAAGAGTATTTCATGGAGTTGCTTATGAAAGATCTGGAAAATACTCGTGGTGTGTTCTGCAATAAGCGTGCAGCAGCCAAAG TTGCCCTTAACTACGGCGGGATGGACGATGATTACATATCGTTTAAGATGATCTCTTCTGGTATTCCTCTAGAAGAATCATATTTGCAACATCGTCTATCATTCCTGAAGAAAGAGGAAAACAAGAGTCtcaaaaaagggaaaatttcTAGTCCTCAGAGTTATATGTTGATGGGGACAAGTGATCCAACGGGGATGCTGGAAAAAGATGAAGTTTGCGTTCTCCT TGACAGCGGGCCAATTCAAGGAGAGGTGCTAGTGTACCGGCATCCGGGTTTACATTTTGGTGACGTTCATGTTTTGAAGGCCACCTATGTGGCGGAATTGAAAGAATTTGTTGGGAATAGTGGCTTCGCTATGTTCTTCTCTCGCAAGGGTTCACGTTCCATAGCTGATGAAATAGCTGGTGGAGATTTTGATGGCGATCTCTATTGGATCTCAAGAAACCCTCGG CTTTTAGAATGTTTCAAACAAAATAAACCTTGGATCGATACTTCATCAACTCGCAAGGCTGCCACCACCTCACCACCAGAACCAAGTGCGCTTTTGCCCGATCATATAGAGGATGCGCTCTTTAAACAATTCTTGACAACTAGGTTTGAACCGAG TTTTGCAGTGGGTGCGGCTTCTGACTACTGGTTGGCTTATATGGATGAATATCTGACTCTGGGGGATGGTCATGAAAAAAGACTTAAGGAGGAAAAAATGCTGCGGTTAGTTGATTTATACTATGATGCTTTGGATGCACCGAAAAAAGATCGAACG ATCAAAATCCCCAATGATTTGAAACCAGAGTCGTTTCCTCATTACATGG GTAAGCCAAACTCATACAGATCGACTTCCATTTTGGGGTCAATTTATGACGCAGTGGAGGAATATCAACCGGAAGACACTTCAGACAAAG TAGCGGAAAAGCTTCCTTGTTTTGATGTTGAAGACCTCCCCAAGGAGTGCTTAAAGAAGTGGCACGAACTCTACAATAAGTACAGGAGTGAAATGAACTCTGTCTTGCAAAACGATGATAAAGACGGCAAGAATAAGGCTGCCGATAAGATCATAGGAAGGTATAAAGAG ATTCTGTATGGTTGTGAGGACTTTGAGAAGAGCACAAGGCCCTTGGATGAAATATTTAACGAGGCACTCGCTATATATCGTTTCGCATATGACTACGCTTGGAAAGTAAACGATGTAAGAAAATGTGGGTTTGCTTGGAAAGTTGCAGGTTCAGCTCTCTGTAAGTATTACAAGACCATAAACGAGGACCGCACTTTTGAAGTCTCGTTCTCTGTTCTCAAGGACATCCTCTAA
- the LOC139187730 gene encoding probable RNA-dependent RNA polymerase 5 isoform X2, with protein MELLMKDLENTRGVFCNKRAAAKVALNYGGMDDDYISFKMISSGIPLEESYLQHRLSFLKKEENKSLKKGKISSPQSYMLMGTSDPTGMLEKDEVCVLLDSGPIQGEVLVYRHPGLHFGDVHVLKATYVAELKEFVGNSGFAMFFSRKGSRSIADEIAGGDFDGDLYWISRNPRLLECFKQNKPWIDTSSTRKAATTSPPEPSALLPDHIEDALFKQFLTTRFEPSFAVGAASDYWLAYMDEYLTLGDGHEKRLKEEKMLRLVDLYYDALDAPKKDRTIKIPNDLKPESFPHYMGKPNSYRSTSILGSIYDAVEEYQPEDTSDKVAEKLPCFDVEDLPKECLKKWHELYNKYRSEMNSVLQNDDKDGKNKAADKIIGRYKEILYGCEDFEKSTRPLDEIFNEALAIYRFAYDYAWKVNDVRKCGFAWKVAGSALCKYYKTINEDRTFEVSFSVLKDIL; from the exons ATGGAGTTGCTTATGAAAGATCTGGAAAATACTCGTGGTGTGTTCTGCAATAAGCGTGCAGCAGCCAAAG TTGCCCTTAACTACGGCGGGATGGACGATGATTACATATCGTTTAAGATGATCTCTTCTGGTATTCCTCTAGAAGAATCATATTTGCAACATCGTCTATCATTCCTGAAGAAAGAGGAAAACAAGAGTCtcaaaaaagggaaaatttcTAGTCCTCAGAGTTATATGTTGATGGGGACAAGTGATCCAACGGGGATGCTGGAAAAAGATGAAGTTTGCGTTCTCCT TGACAGCGGGCCAATTCAAGGAGAGGTGCTAGTGTACCGGCATCCGGGTTTACATTTTGGTGACGTTCATGTTTTGAAGGCCACCTATGTGGCGGAATTGAAAGAATTTGTTGGGAATAGTGGCTTCGCTATGTTCTTCTCTCGCAAGGGTTCACGTTCCATAGCTGATGAAATAGCTGGTGGAGATTTTGATGGCGATCTCTATTGGATCTCAAGAAACCCTCGG CTTTTAGAATGTTTCAAACAAAATAAACCTTGGATCGATACTTCATCAACTCGCAAGGCTGCCACCACCTCACCACCAGAACCAAGTGCGCTTTTGCCCGATCATATAGAGGATGCGCTCTTTAAACAATTCTTGACAACTAGGTTTGAACCGAG TTTTGCAGTGGGTGCGGCTTCTGACTACTGGTTGGCTTATATGGATGAATATCTGACTCTGGGGGATGGTCATGAAAAAAGACTTAAGGAGGAAAAAATGCTGCGGTTAGTTGATTTATACTATGATGCTTTGGATGCACCGAAAAAAGATCGAACG ATCAAAATCCCCAATGATTTGAAACCAGAGTCGTTTCCTCATTACATGG GTAAGCCAAACTCATACAGATCGACTTCCATTTTGGGGTCAATTTATGACGCAGTGGAGGAATATCAACCGGAAGACACTTCAGACAAAG TAGCGGAAAAGCTTCCTTGTTTTGATGTTGAAGACCTCCCCAAGGAGTGCTTAAAGAAGTGGCACGAACTCTACAATAAGTACAGGAGTGAAATGAACTCTGTCTTGCAAAACGATGATAAAGACGGCAAGAATAAGGCTGCCGATAAGATCATAGGAAGGTATAAAGAG ATTCTGTATGGTTGTGAGGACTTTGAGAAGAGCACAAGGCCCTTGGATGAAATATTTAACGAGGCACTCGCTATATATCGTTTCGCATATGACTACGCTTGGAAAGTAAACGATGTAAGAAAATGTGGGTTTGCTTGGAAAGTTGCAGGTTCAGCTCTCTGTAAGTATTACAAGACCATAAACGAGGACCGCACTTTTGAAGTCTCGTTCTCTGTTCTCAAGGACATCCTCTAA